CCCGTACGTCTGCGTGTCCGAGCACACCGCCCTGGCCAAGGCCCGCACGGTGGTGCTCGACCCGCTCACGGGCAAGCTCCTGTGGAAGCTGCCGGGGATCTCCGAGGTGGAGTGGTCGGACCAGGCCCGGGTCCTGCTCCTCAGGCTGGCCGCCAACCCCATGGTCGAGTCGTACGAGCTCAAGACCGGCAAGCTCCAGTGGCAGCAGCCGATCGAGCAGGCGCTCGGGCCGGGCGTCGACATGTCGGGCGGGTGGGCGTTCGGCGCCACAGGCGATGACCTGGTCGGCTACGTCGCCCCCTACACGAACCCGCAGACCAAGAAGGTCTCCGCCTTCGGCCTCTTCTCCATCAAGATCGGTGACGGCACGGTCAACTGGATGCGTCCCTCGGTCGTACGGGTCTATCCCAGCGGCAACCCCGGCTACGCGCCCGTCGTGCGCCCCGTCGACCGCCAGGGGGCCTACGGCGGGTTCGCCCGGCTGGAGTCGGAGAGCGGCCGGGTGCTCGGGCAGATCACCGCGACCGACGTGCCCGGCTCCGGCTGGTGGCTGGCCTTCCCCGACCGGATGGACAAGCTGGGCTTCCTCAAGCACAACGCCAAGGGCTCGGCGTTCGACCTCGCCTCCGGCAAGCCCGTACCGGTCGAGGAGCAGCGCGGCTGGTCCTTCTGCGTCACCGACCCCAAGCCGCTGCCGCTGCGGGGGCAGGCGCCGGGGTTCTACTCGACGGCCGCCGTCTGCGAGTACGACCTCGCCACCGGCAAGCGGGTCCAGGGCGATGTCGTGCCGCCCCCCTGGTTCACGGGCAGCCAGGACGGGTGGCGGCTGTGGCGCGACGAGAAGGGGGCCGTCCACGCCGTCAACGACCAAACCGCAGCCGCTCCGGGTATGTACGGATAGAACCCGAATATAGTTCTATCTGTAGCACCGACAAAGG
The Nonomuraea helvata genome window above contains:
- a CDS encoding PQQ-binding-like beta-propeller repeat protein; the protein is MQRPPRKPSIALAGALVGTLAATACSGSDAATTTTFPTWQNTQVNVVSRMAVAGGVVAATSMKPDGTLETVAVGLRDGRRLWAYPATMAGRLPGMGVSTPAIVETSQGQGVVVALDPAKSGHWNATLVARDARSGAQKWTRPMHSTFGPQRCGPYVCVSEHTALAKARTVVLDPLTGKLLWKLPGISEVEWSDQARVLLLRLAANPMVESYELKTGKLQWQQPIEQALGPGVDMSGGWAFGATGDDLVGYVAPYTNPQTKKVSAFGLFSIKIGDGTVNWMRPSVVRVYPSGNPGYAPVVRPVDRQGAYGGFARLESESGRVLGQITATDVPGSGWWLAFPDRMDKLGFLKHNAKGSAFDLASGKPVPVEEQRGWSFCVTDPKPLPLRGQAPGFYSTAAVCEYDLATGKRVQGDVVPPPWFTGSQDGWRLWRDEKGAVHAVNDQTAAAPGMYG